Proteins encoded in a region of the Oryctolagus cuniculus chromosome 10, mOryCun1.1, whole genome shotgun sequence genome:
- the MKRN2 gene encoding E3 ubiquitin-protein ligase makorin-2 isoform X3: MAAPSPCWESAGRPTRFWYFMHGVCREGSQCLFSHDLANSKPSTICKYYQKGYCAYGTRCRYDHTRPSAAAAGAVGALPHAVPSPGCHSPRPSSDLTVSLVKTHSNEPGKREKRTLVLRDRNLSGLAEEKAPPSAVSNPGSCSDPQTSLEVKPHSYLDAIRSGLDDLEASSSYSSEQQLCPYAAAGACRFGAACVYLHGDVCEICRLPVLHPFDPEQRKAHEKICMSTFEHEMEKAFAFQASQDKVCSICMEVILEKASASERRFGILSNCNHTYCLSCIRQWRCAKQFENPIIKSCPECRVISEFVIPSVYWVEDQNKKNELIEAFKQGMGKKACKYFEQGKGTCPFGSKCLYRHAYPDGRLAEPEKPRKQLSSEGTVRFFNSVRLWDFIENRESQHVPSADDDVTELGDLFMHLSGVESSAP, encoded by the exons GTATTTTATGCATGGTGTGTGTCGGGAAGGAAGCCAGTGCCTATTCTCACATGACTTGGCAAACAGCAAGCCGTCCACCATCTGCAAATACTACCAGAAGGGCTACTGCGCCTATGGAACTCGGTGCAG ATACGATCACACGAGGCCCTCTGCTGCAGCGGCAGGCGCTGTGGGTGCCCTGCCCCATGCTGTGCCCTCCCCAGGCTGCCACAGTCCTCGCCCTTCTTCCgacctcactgtgtctctggtGAAAACGCACTCAAACGAACCTGGGAAGCGTGAAAAGAGAACACTGGTACTTAGAGACCGAA ATCTCTCAGGCTTGGCCGAGGAAAAGGCTCCTCCCAGCGCAGTGAGTAACCCAGGCAGCTGCAGTGACCCCCAGACCAGCCTGGAGGTGAAGCCACATTCCTACCTGGACGCCATCAGGAGTGGCCTCGACGACCTGGAGGCCAGCAGCTCCTACAGCAGCGAGCAGCAGCTGTGCCCGTACGCAGCGGCCGGGGCGTGCCGGTTCGGGGCTGCCTGCGTCTACCTGCACGGGGACGTGTGTGAGATCTGCAGGCTGCCAGTCCTGCACCCCTTCGACCCCGAGCAAAGGAAGGCTCATGAGAAG ATCTGCATGTCCACCTTCGAGCACGAGATGGAAAAGGCCTTTGCCTTCCAGGCGAGTCAGGACAAAGTGTGCAGCATCTGCATGGAGGTGATTCTTGAGAAGGCGTCCGCCTCCGAGAGGCGGTTTGGGATCCTCTCCAACTGCAACCACACGTACTGCCTGTCCTGCATCCGGCAGTGGAGGTGTGCCAAGCAGTTTGAAAACCCAATCATTAA GTCTTGTCCAGAATGCCGTGTGATATCAGAGTTTGTAATTCCAAGTGTGTATTGGGTAGAAGATCAGAATAAAAAGAATGAGTTGATTGAAGCTTTTAAACAAGGAATGGG aaaaaaagcttGTAAATACTTTGAGCAAGGCAAGGGGACCTGCCCATTTGGAAGCAAATGCCTTTACCGCCACGCTTACCCTGACGGGCGGCTGGCAGAACCTGAGAAACCGCGGAAACAGCTCAGTTCCGAAGGCACCGTGAGG TTCTTTAATTCAGTGCGGCTCTGGGATTTTATCGAGAACCGAGAAAGCCAGCACGTGCCCAGCGCTGATGACGACGTGACAGAGCTCGGGGACCTCTTCATGCATCTGTCCGGAGTGGAGTCGTCAGCACCCTAA
- the MKRN2 gene encoding E3 ubiquitin-protein ligase makorin-2 isoform X2, protein MAAPSPCWESAGRPTRFWCVYHRRSADRHTAFLSRGILCMVCVGKEASAYSHMTWQTASRPPSANTTRRATAPMELGADLSGLAEEKAPPSAVSNPGSCSDPQTSLEVKPHSYLDAIRSGLDDLEASSSYSSEQQLCPYAAAGACRFGAACVYLHGDVCEICRLPVLHPFDPEQRKAHEKICMSTFEHEMEKAFAFQASQDKVCSICMEVILEKASASERRFGILSNCNHTYCLSCIRQWRCAKQFENPIIKSCPECRVISEFVIPSVYWVEDQNKKNELIEAFKQGMGKKACKYFEQGKGTCPFGSKCLYRHAYPDGRLAEPEKPRKQLSSEGTVRFFNSVRLWDFIENRESQHVPSADDDVTELGDLFMHLSGVESSAP, encoded by the exons GTATTTTATGCATGGTGTGTGTCGGGAAGGAAGCCAGTGCCTATTCTCACATGACTTGGCAAACAGCAAGCCGTCCACCATCTGCAAATACTACCAGAAGGGCTACTGCGCCTATGGAACTCGGTGCAG ATCTCTCAGGCTTGGCCGAGGAAAAGGCTCCTCCCAGCGCAGTGAGTAACCCAGGCAGCTGCAGTGACCCCCAGACCAGCCTGGAGGTGAAGCCACATTCCTACCTGGACGCCATCAGGAGTGGCCTCGACGACCTGGAGGCCAGCAGCTCCTACAGCAGCGAGCAGCAGCTGTGCCCGTACGCAGCGGCCGGGGCGTGCCGGTTCGGGGCTGCCTGCGTCTACCTGCACGGGGACGTGTGTGAGATCTGCAGGCTGCCAGTCCTGCACCCCTTCGACCCCGAGCAAAGGAAGGCTCATGAGAAG ATCTGCATGTCCACCTTCGAGCACGAGATGGAAAAGGCCTTTGCCTTCCAGGCGAGTCAGGACAAAGTGTGCAGCATCTGCATGGAGGTGATTCTTGAGAAGGCGTCCGCCTCCGAGAGGCGGTTTGGGATCCTCTCCAACTGCAACCACACGTACTGCCTGTCCTGCATCCGGCAGTGGAGGTGTGCCAAGCAGTTTGAAAACCCAATCATTAA GTCTTGTCCAGAATGCCGTGTGATATCAGAGTTTGTAATTCCAAGTGTGTATTGGGTAGAAGATCAGAATAAAAAGAATGAGTTGATTGAAGCTTTTAAACAAGGAATGGG aaaaaaagcttGTAAATACTTTGAGCAAGGCAAGGGGACCTGCCCATTTGGAAGCAAATGCCTTTACCGCCACGCTTACCCTGACGGGCGGCTGGCAGAACCTGAGAAACCGCGGAAACAGCTCAGTTCCGAAGGCACCGTGAGG TTCTTTAATTCAGTGCGGCTCTGGGATTTTATCGAGAACCGAGAAAGCCAGCACGTGCCCAGCGCTGATGACGACGTGACAGAGCTCGGGGACCTCTTCATGCATCTGTCCGGAGTGGAGTCGTCAGCACCCTAA
- the MKRN2 gene encoding E3 ubiquitin-protein ligase makorin-2 isoform X1: MHGVCREGSQCLFSHDLANSKPSTICKYYQKGYCAYGTRCRYDHTRPSAAAAGAVGALPHAVPSPGCHSPRPSSDLTVSLVKTHSNEPGKREKRTLVLRDRNLSGLAEEKAPPSAVSNPGSCSDPQTSLEVKPHSYLDAIRSGLDDLEASSSYSSEQQLCPYAAAGACRFGAACVYLHGDVCEICRLPVLHPFDPEQRKAHEKICMSTFEHEMEKAFAFQASQDKVCSICMEVILEKASASERRFGILSNCNHTYCLSCIRQWRCAKQFENPIIKSCPECRVISEFVIPSVYWVEDQNKKNELIEAFKQGMGKKACKYFEQGKGTCPFGSKCLYRHAYPDGRLAEPEKPRKQLSSEGTVRFFNSVRLWDFIENRESQHVPSADDDVTELGDLFMHLSGVESSAP, from the exons ATGCATGGTGTGTGTCGGGAAGGAAGCCAGTGCCTATTCTCACATGACTTGGCAAACAGCAAGCCGTCCACCATCTGCAAATACTACCAGAAGGGCTACTGCGCCTATGGAACTCGGTGCAG ATACGATCACACGAGGCCCTCTGCTGCAGCGGCAGGCGCTGTGGGTGCCCTGCCCCATGCTGTGCCCTCCCCAGGCTGCCACAGTCCTCGCCCTTCTTCCgacctcactgtgtctctggtGAAAACGCACTCAAACGAACCTGGGAAGCGTGAAAAGAGAACACTGGTACTTAGAGACCGAA ATCTCTCAGGCTTGGCCGAGGAAAAGGCTCCTCCCAGCGCAGTGAGTAACCCAGGCAGCTGCAGTGACCCCCAGACCAGCCTGGAGGTGAAGCCACATTCCTACCTGGACGCCATCAGGAGTGGCCTCGACGACCTGGAGGCCAGCAGCTCCTACAGCAGCGAGCAGCAGCTGTGCCCGTACGCAGCGGCCGGGGCGTGCCGGTTCGGGGCTGCCTGCGTCTACCTGCACGGGGACGTGTGTGAGATCTGCAGGCTGCCAGTCCTGCACCCCTTCGACCCCGAGCAAAGGAAGGCTCATGAGAAG ATCTGCATGTCCACCTTCGAGCACGAGATGGAAAAGGCCTTTGCCTTCCAGGCGAGTCAGGACAAAGTGTGCAGCATCTGCATGGAGGTGATTCTTGAGAAGGCGTCCGCCTCCGAGAGGCGGTTTGGGATCCTCTCCAACTGCAACCACACGTACTGCCTGTCCTGCATCCGGCAGTGGAGGTGTGCCAAGCAGTTTGAAAACCCAATCATTAA GTCTTGTCCAGAATGCCGTGTGATATCAGAGTTTGTAATTCCAAGTGTGTATTGGGTAGAAGATCAGAATAAAAAGAATGAGTTGATTGAAGCTTTTAAACAAGGAATGGG aaaaaaagcttGTAAATACTTTGAGCAAGGCAAGGGGACCTGCCCATTTGGAAGCAAATGCCTTTACCGCCACGCTTACCCTGACGGGCGGCTGGCAGAACCTGAGAAACCGCGGAAACAGCTCAGTTCCGAAGGCACCGTGAGG TTCTTTAATTCAGTGCGGCTCTGGGATTTTATCGAGAACCGAGAAAGCCAGCACGTGCCCAGCGCTGATGACGACGTGACAGAGCTCGGGGACCTCTTCATGCATCTGTCCGGAGTGGAGTCGTCAGCACCCTAA
- the MKRN2 gene encoding E3 ubiquitin-protein ligase makorin-2 isoform X5, which yields MSTKQVTCRYFMHGVCREGSQCLFSHDLANSKPSTICKYYQKGYCAYGTRCRYDHTRPSAAAAGAVGALPHAVPSPGCHSPRPSSDLTVSLVKTHSNEPGKREKRTLVLRDRNLSGLAEEKAPPSAVSNPGSCSDPQTSLEVKPHSYLDAIRSGLDDLEASSSYSSEQQLCPYAAAGACRFGAACVYLHGDVCEICRLPVLHPFDPEQRKAHEKICMSTFEHEMEKAFAFQASQDKVCSICMEVILEKASASERRFGILSNCNHTYCLSCIRQWRCAKQFENPIIKSCPECRVISEFVIPSVYWVEDQNKKNELIEAFKQGMGKKACKYFEQGKGTCPFGSKCLYRHAYPDGRLAEPEKPRKQLSSEGTVRFFNSVRLWDFIENRESQHVPSADDDVTELGDLFMHLSGVESSAP from the exons GTATTTTATGCATGGTGTGTGTCGGGAAGGAAGCCAGTGCCTATTCTCACATGACTTGGCAAACAGCAAGCCGTCCACCATCTGCAAATACTACCAGAAGGGCTACTGCGCCTATGGAACTCGGTGCAG ATACGATCACACGAGGCCCTCTGCTGCAGCGGCAGGCGCTGTGGGTGCCCTGCCCCATGCTGTGCCCTCCCCAGGCTGCCACAGTCCTCGCCCTTCTTCCgacctcactgtgtctctggtGAAAACGCACTCAAACGAACCTGGGAAGCGTGAAAAGAGAACACTGGTACTTAGAGACCGAA ATCTCTCAGGCTTGGCCGAGGAAAAGGCTCCTCCCAGCGCAGTGAGTAACCCAGGCAGCTGCAGTGACCCCCAGACCAGCCTGGAGGTGAAGCCACATTCCTACCTGGACGCCATCAGGAGTGGCCTCGACGACCTGGAGGCCAGCAGCTCCTACAGCAGCGAGCAGCAGCTGTGCCCGTACGCAGCGGCCGGGGCGTGCCGGTTCGGGGCTGCCTGCGTCTACCTGCACGGGGACGTGTGTGAGATCTGCAGGCTGCCAGTCCTGCACCCCTTCGACCCCGAGCAAAGGAAGGCTCATGAGAAG ATCTGCATGTCCACCTTCGAGCACGAGATGGAAAAGGCCTTTGCCTTCCAGGCGAGTCAGGACAAAGTGTGCAGCATCTGCATGGAGGTGATTCTTGAGAAGGCGTCCGCCTCCGAGAGGCGGTTTGGGATCCTCTCCAACTGCAACCACACGTACTGCCTGTCCTGCATCCGGCAGTGGAGGTGTGCCAAGCAGTTTGAAAACCCAATCATTAA GTCTTGTCCAGAATGCCGTGTGATATCAGAGTTTGTAATTCCAAGTGTGTATTGGGTAGAAGATCAGAATAAAAAGAATGAGTTGATTGAAGCTTTTAAACAAGGAATGGG aaaaaaagcttGTAAATACTTTGAGCAAGGCAAGGGGACCTGCCCATTTGGAAGCAAATGCCTTTACCGCCACGCTTACCCTGACGGGCGGCTGGCAGAACCTGAGAAACCGCGGAAACAGCTCAGTTCCGAAGGCACCGTGAGG TTCTTTAATTCAGTGCGGCTCTGGGATTTTATCGAGAACCGAGAAAGCCAGCACGTGCCCAGCGCTGATGACGACGTGACAGAGCTCGGGGACCTCTTCATGCATCTGTCCGGAGTGGAGTCGTCAGCACCCTAA
- the MKRN2 gene encoding E3 ubiquitin-protein ligase makorin-2 isoform X4, protein MVCVGKEASAYSHMTWQTASRPPSANTTRRATAPMELGADLSGLAEEKAPPSAVSNPGSCSDPQTSLEVKPHSYLDAIRSGLDDLEASSSYSSEQQLCPYAAAGACRFGAACVYLHGDVCEICRLPVLHPFDPEQRKAHEKICMSTFEHEMEKAFAFQASQDKVCSICMEVILEKASASERRFGILSNCNHTYCLSCIRQWRCAKQFENPIIKSCPECRVISEFVIPSVYWVEDQNKKNELIEAFKQGMGKKACKYFEQGKGTCPFGSKCLYRHAYPDGRLAEPEKPRKQLSSEGTVRFFNSVRLWDFIENRESQHVPSADDDVTELGDLFMHLSGVESSAP, encoded by the exons ATGGTGTGTGTCGGGAAGGAAGCCAGTGCCTATTCTCACATGACTTGGCAAACAGCAAGCCGTCCACCATCTGCAAATACTACCAGAAGGGCTACTGCGCCTATGGAACTCGGTGCAG ATCTCTCAGGCTTGGCCGAGGAAAAGGCTCCTCCCAGCGCAGTGAGTAACCCAGGCAGCTGCAGTGACCCCCAGACCAGCCTGGAGGTGAAGCCACATTCCTACCTGGACGCCATCAGGAGTGGCCTCGACGACCTGGAGGCCAGCAGCTCCTACAGCAGCGAGCAGCAGCTGTGCCCGTACGCAGCGGCCGGGGCGTGCCGGTTCGGGGCTGCCTGCGTCTACCTGCACGGGGACGTGTGTGAGATCTGCAGGCTGCCAGTCCTGCACCCCTTCGACCCCGAGCAAAGGAAGGCTCATGAGAAG ATCTGCATGTCCACCTTCGAGCACGAGATGGAAAAGGCCTTTGCCTTCCAGGCGAGTCAGGACAAAGTGTGCAGCATCTGCATGGAGGTGATTCTTGAGAAGGCGTCCGCCTCCGAGAGGCGGTTTGGGATCCTCTCCAACTGCAACCACACGTACTGCCTGTCCTGCATCCGGCAGTGGAGGTGTGCCAAGCAGTTTGAAAACCCAATCATTAA GTCTTGTCCAGAATGCCGTGTGATATCAGAGTTTGTAATTCCAAGTGTGTATTGGGTAGAAGATCAGAATAAAAAGAATGAGTTGATTGAAGCTTTTAAACAAGGAATGGG aaaaaaagcttGTAAATACTTTGAGCAAGGCAAGGGGACCTGCCCATTTGGAAGCAAATGCCTTTACCGCCACGCTTACCCTGACGGGCGGCTGGCAGAACCTGAGAAACCGCGGAAACAGCTCAGTTCCGAAGGCACCGTGAGG TTCTTTAATTCAGTGCGGCTCTGGGATTTTATCGAGAACCGAGAAAGCCAGCACGTGCCCAGCGCTGATGACGACGTGACAGAGCTCGGGGACCTCTTCATGCATCTGTCCGGAGTGGAGTCGTCAGCACCCTAA